DNA sequence from the Candidatus Dependentiae bacterium genome:
AAATTTCATCCATATCATTAAGGCCGTTTCTGACTTGGCGTAAAATATGTCCTATGTGGTGTAATGGCATGGCAAATTGAAGTATATAACTATTTATCAGAACAAAATCACCAATATTTATTTGATTATTTATTACGGCTCTTCCTGAAAAAATTGTAACAAGTAAAAGAGATATGCCTATTATTATATTTTGACCCAGTTGAATTAATGAATAAGAATAATATTTTTTAACTCCGGCTGATTCTTGTTCTTGTAAAAATTTATCAGATTCTGATCGATCAAATTTTTGATTGTTAAAATATTTTACTGTCTCAAAATTTATAAGGCTGTCTATCATTCTTGCGGAGGCTTGGGATCTTTTTTGGTTATATACTTCTTGTTTTTTTGTAAAGCGTTCTATTGAAAATAGACTGAATAATAAATATAAAATAATTAAAAAAAGTAAAATAATACTGTAATAAATTCCATAAAAAAAAGTTAATACTGATATAACTAAAATAATTTCTATCAAAGTTGGAATTATATATAAAAAAATTCCCCAAAAAATTGAATCCAGGCCAAATTGAGCTCTTTCAATGGAACTTATAATTGCCCCGGTTTTTTTTTCTATATGAAAGCGTAGTGAAAGACTATGTAGTTTATCAAAGATTTGTAGACTTAAATTTCTAGATCCTCTTTCTAATGCTTTGAATATTAATATTGATTTAAATTCTGATGTTATTTGTCCAATCAACCATGTAAGACCATAGGTAACAAGTATGATATATATAAAATATGTTGGTTTAGCTGTTATATTGGAAAGACTGTTTATTACGCTTTTAAATATTATGGGTGTAATTATGTTTAATAGAATTGCAATTATACCAAGGACTAAAGATAATAAAATTGATTTTCTTATTTTATTATCTTTAGTCCATAAAAATTTTAAAAGTAATTTAAATCTCTCTAGTTTCATTTTGTAGCGTTAATAATTTTTTTTGCTTTTTATTTTCCAATAAATTTTGAGCTTTTTTTATAAACTCTGGATTTATACCTCGTTTTGCTAAAAGTTTTAATACAA
Encoded proteins:
- a CDS encoding ATP-binding cassette domain-containing protein; the encoded protein is MKLERFKLLLKFLWTKDNKIRKSILLSLVLGIIAILLNIITPIIFKSVINSLSNITAKPTYFIYIILVTYGLTWLIGQITSEFKSILIFKALERGSRNLSLQIFDKLHSLSLRFHIEKKTGAIISSIERAQFGLDSIFWGIFLYIIPTLIEIILVISVLTFFYGIYYSIILLFLIILYLLFSLFSIERFTKKQEVYNQKRSQASARMIDSLINFETVKYFNNQKFDRSESDKFLQEQESAGVKKYYSYSLIQLGQNIIIGISLLLVTIFSGRAVINNQINIGDFVLINSYILQFAMPLHHIGHILRQVRNGLNDMDEIFNLFEKENEIKDSPNAIDIKISSHSINFENISFSYNKEREILHNLSFSIPSGKTIAIVGPTGSGKSTITKILFRFYDVTTGSILINNNNIKNITQNSLHQLIGVVPQETVLFNNTIYYNIAYGKPGATQEEIEMAAQKAHLKKFIQSLPEGYNTIVGERGLKLSGGEKQRIAIARVILKQPSIYIFDEATSSLDSVTEKEIQRNIEEISQSATTLIIAHRLSTIIHADKIIVLNDGQISEYGTHHELLQLNGIYKNLWNKQQNQ